A window of Limosilactobacillus sp. WILCCON 0051 genomic DNA:
TATTATTATCATGTCGATGGCCACGCCTTTGTTTAAGAGTATTCAGAAAAAGACCGACCGCATCAATCTGATTTTTAGAGAAGGCTTGACTGGCGTGCGGGTGATTCGGGCCTTTAATCAAGACGACTATGAGCAGGAACGCTTTAAAAAGGCTAATCGCGACTATACGGATACTGGAATCAAGGCCTTTACGCTGGTCTCGTTGATGTTTCCGGTAATGACCCTGATTTTGAGTCTAACCAACGTCAGCATCATTTGGATGGGCAGCCATCTGATTGCGAACATGACAATGGAAGTTGGTGATCTGATCGCGTTTTTAAGTTATGCCGTAATGATTTTAATCAGCTTCATGATGCTCTCGATGATCTTTGTCTTTGTTCCGCGGGCGCAGGCGTCGGCAGTTCGAGTCAATGAGGTCTTGGAAAAGCCGATCAGCATTCATGATGCGCCAAAGGATCAGCAGCTAAAGCTTGATTTAAGCAAACCAGCCTCATTAAGCTTTGATCATGTTGATTTTCGCTATCATGGCGCTGAACGACTGGCGCTAGCCGATCTGAATTTTAAGGTTAGAGCTGGTCAGACGCTGGCAATCATTGGCGGAACGGGATCAGGCAAGTCAACTTTGGTGAATCTGATTCCGCGGCTTTTAGAGATTGAAAAAGGCGAGATTCGGGTCAACGATCAGCCAATCAATCGCTTGAGCCAGCATGATCTGCACAGCTTGATCTCGATAACGCAGCAAAAAGCCGTGCTGTTTACGGGGACGGTTCGCAGCAATCTGCAGTTTGGCAATGATCAGGCTGATGATGAACAGATGTGGCATGCCTTGGAAGTAGCTCGAGCAGCCGATTTCGTCAAGGAAGCTGGCGGTCTGGATGCAGTCGTTGAGCAAAACGGGAGCAACTTCTCGGGTGGTCAGCGGCAGCGGTTGGCAATTGCGCGGACGATCATTAAAAAAGCATCCGTTTATGTTTTTGACGATTCATTTTCAGCGCTAGACTTTAAAACCGATGCCCGGCTGCGAATGGCCTTAAAAGCCGACCCGCAGATCAAGCAGGCCGTGACGGTGATCGTGGCGCAGCGGATTTCAACGGTTGCCGATGCCGATTTGATTTTGGTACTGGATGAAGGACGCGTGGTTGGACAAGGAACGCATGCTCAGTTGAAGGCTGACAATCCAACTTATCAACAGATTCTGCATTCACAGATTCAGGAAGGAGATGAAGCGCATGCGTAGAGGACCACATGGCGGACCACACGGCAAGGGAGCTAAGGCACAGGATTTCTGGGGCACGACTGGTCGCTTGTTTTCCTATCTGCGGCCATGGGCTTGGGGAATGATTTTCTCGATCGTGCTGGCCATTATTTCCGTAATTTTGTCGATCGTCTCGCCTAAGATCTTAGGACAGGCTACGACGACGATCTATCAAGGAATAATGAAGGGCTATGCTCAGATGAAGGCTGGGCAGCATCTGACCGCATTGCCGATTGATTTTGACAAGATCAAGCACATCGCCATCATCGTCGTTTTGCTTTATCTGTTCTCGGGCCTTTTCAGTCTGGCACAGCAGGTTATTATGACCAATATCTCGCAAAAGGTGGTCTATAACCTGCGCCGTGACGTTAAAGCCAAGATGAAGGTCGTGCCGGTTAAGTTCTATGATACGCACAGCAACGGGGATCTGATGAGTCGAATGGTCAATGATATGGATAACATTGCCACCACGCTGCAGCAGAGCCTGATTCAAATGATTACCAGTGTGATTACGTTTGTTGGGGTGCTGGCGTTGATGCTGACCATCAGCTGGAAACTGACGCTGGTTGCGCTGATCATCGTGCCTTTGAGTTTAGGCATCGTTGGCTTGATTGCTCCCCGCGCGCAGAAACTGTTCAGTACGCAGCAAGAGGAGCTCGGCAAGATCAATGCACAAGTCGAGGAAACCTTTGCTGGTCAGACGATCGTGCGGACGTTTAATCATGAAGAAGATGAAGAAGCCAAGTTCGCGCAGAAAAACGAGAAGTACTATCATTCTGCCTGGCTGGCACAGTTCTTCTCGATTCTGATCTTCCCATTTATGAACTGCATCAA
This region includes:
- a CDS encoding ABC transporter ATP-binding protein translates to MLKIAKRNLQWWAVVLAVLFMVGQVVCDLTIPTLTSEIINRGVVKQDLSFITHEGWIMMGVALIGLLMAIGNIYFAATQAMKVGKNLRAQIYQRVFRFSEREMSELGTSSLITRSTNDVVQIQNVIVQMLRMMIQSPIMLVAACFLAYQREPRLTKIFLISLPILAVVIIIIMSMATPLFKSIQKKTDRINLIFREGLTGVRVIRAFNQDDYEQERFKKANRDYTDTGIKAFTLVSLMFPVMTLILSLTNVSIIWMGSHLIANMTMEVGDLIAFLSYAVMILISFMMLSMIFVFVPRAQASAVRVNEVLEKPISIHDAPKDQQLKLDLSKPASLSFDHVDFRYHGAERLALADLNFKVRAGQTLAIIGGTGSGKSTLVNLIPRLLEIEKGEIRVNDQPINRLSQHDLHSLISITQQKAVLFTGTVRSNLQFGNDQADDEQMWHALEVARAADFVKEAGGLDAVVEQNGSNFSGGQRQRLAIARTIIKKASVYVFDDSFSALDFKTDARLRMALKADPQIKQAVTVIVAQRISTVADADLILVLDEGRVVGQGTHAQLKADNPTYQQILHSQIQEGDEAHA